From a region of the Homalodisca vitripennis isolate AUS2020 unplaced genomic scaffold, UT_GWSS_2.1 ScUCBcl_4663;HRSCAF=10977, whole genome shotgun sequence genome:
- the LOC124373022 gene encoding uncharacterized protein LOC124373022 produces MAKSAVDRQVAAALTAVDKPGVEITPNIGLVDILNEMKSFRLEIKETNKEFRNQLENYSEWIVDNGKKIEESSKDNVVEISGVPHKEKDDILNIIGKISDAIGFLFKEDSVDNCYRYKSIDGSRPGIIVVRFVRKLDKEAFMNKRRVKKNLNSRDIGFMDGDASVIYFNESLTQEKRKLLNMARAIKREKQYTYLWVRNGRIFMRKNQGDRFVTIDSIEDVNKLA; encoded by the exons ATggccaagag TGCGGTAGATAGGCAAGTGGCCGCTGCCTTAACGGCGGTAGATAAGCCCGGTGTCGAGATAACGCCTAATATTGGACTTGTCGATATactaaatgaaatgaaatcattcaGGCTGGAGATTAAGGAAACTAATAAGGAATTTAGAAATCAGTTAGAAAACTATTCCGAGTGGATTGTagataatggtaaaaaaattgaGGAG TCGAGCAAGGACAATGTTGTCGAGATTAGTGGGGTACCTCACAAAGAGAAGGATGATATTTTGAATATCATCGGTAAGATATCGGATGCAATCGGCTTTCTTTTTAAGGAGGATAGTGTTGACAATTGCTATCGATACAAATCAATTGATGGGTCAAGACCTGGAATTATTGTTGTCCGTTTCGTCCGAAAACTGGACAAAGAAGCATTTATGAACAAGAGGCGTGTGAAGAAGAATCTAAACTCGAGAGACATTGGTTTCATGGATGGAGACGCATCGGTGATTTATTTCAATGAGAGTTTGACGCAGGAGAAAAGAAAGCTACTGAATATGGCTCGTGCTATTAAGAGAGAAAAACAGTATACATATTTGTGGGTAAGGAACGGACGCATTTTCATGAGGAAAAATCAAGGTGACCGTTTTGTTACAATTGACAGCATTGAGGATGTCAACAAATTGGCCTGA